A window of Rhododendron vialii isolate Sample 1 chromosome 11a, ASM3025357v1 contains these coding sequences:
- the LOC131307817 gene encoding inositol-tetrakisphosphate 1-kinase 4-like isoform X1: protein MRLNGEISEDIDDDDDKEEREEPEAEELMKACSIGDGGLFTLTQNLVVGYALTSKKKQSFLQPKLLSLARNKGIFFVAIDRSRPLSDQGPFDVVLHKLSGKEWCQVVEDYRLKHPEVTVLDPPYSIQHVYNRQSMLEDVPGINLPECYGRVGVPRQLVITKDPLSVPDEVNKAGLKLPLVAKPLLVDGTAKSHELFIAYDEFSLSNLEPPFVVQEFINHGGVLFKVYIIGETIKVVRRFSLPDVFNPELSKIGVFRFPRVSSAAASAEDANLDPAVAACIAELPPTPLLERLAKELRHRLGLRLFNIDIIREHGTRDLYYVIDINYFPGFGKMPEYEHIFTDFLLSLMQSKYKERLAA from the exons ATGAGGTTGAACGGAGAGATCTCAGAGGacattgatgatgatgatgataaagaggagagagaagaaccaGAAGCCGAAGAACTGATGAAAGCGTGTTCGATCGGCGATGGAGGACTGTTCACGCTGACCCAGAATCTGGTGGTCGGTTACGCTCTCACATCGAAGAAAAAGCAGAGCTTTTTACAGCCCAAACTCCTTTCTTTAGCCAG AAATAAAGgtatattttttgttgccaTTGATCGAAGCAGGCCATTGTCAGATCAAGGTCCTTTTGACGTTGTTTTGCATAAG ttgtcaggaaaggAATGGTGCCAGGTTGTCGAG GATTACAGGCTAAAACATCCAGAAGTTACTGTTCTCGATCCCCCATATTCCATACAACACGTGTACAACCGTCAGTCTATGCTTGAGGACGTGCCTGGTATCAACTTGCCTGAGTGCTATG GAAGAGTTGGCGTCCCACGGCAGCTGGTTATCACAAAAGATCCATTGTCTGTTCCTGATGAAGTTAATAAAGCTGGATTAAAGCTACCTCTAG TCGCGAAACCGCTGCTTGTGGATGGAACTGCAAAATCACACGAATTATTTATTGCTTATGATGAATTCTCCCTCTCAAACCTTGAACCTCCTTTCGTTGTACAGGAGTTTATCAATCATG GTGGTGTTCTCTTTAAGGTTTACATTATCGGGGAAACCATTAAGGTGGTTAGGCGCTTCTCTCTACCTGATGTCTTTAATCCTGAACTATCGAAAATTGGCGTATTCCGTTTCCCTAGGGTGTCAAGTGCTGCAGCTTCTGCTGAGGATGCTAATCTTGACCCTGCTGTTGCTG CATGTATTGCAGAACTTCCGCCAACACCTTTGCTTGAGAGGCTTGCAAAGGAGCTGCGTCATCGCCTG GGTCTCCGGCTGTTCAACATAGATATCATTCGAGAGCATGGAACCAGAGATCTATACTATGTTATTGATATCAACTACTTCCCTG GGTTTGGAAAAATGCCAGAATACGAGCATATATTTACAGATTTTCTTCTAAGCCTCATGCAGAGCAAGTACAAGGAGCGACTTGCTGCATAA
- the LOC131307817 gene encoding inositol-tetrakisphosphate 1-kinase 3-like isoform X4, translated as MRLNGEISEDIDDDDDKEEREEPEAEELMKACSIGDGGLFTLTQNLVVGYALTSKKKQSFLQPKLLSLARNKGIFFVAIDRSRPLSDQGPFDVVLHKLSGKEWCQVVEDYRLKHPEVTVLDPPYSIQHVYNRQSMLEDVPGINLPECYGRVGVPRQLVITKDPLSVPDEVNKAGLKLPLGGVLFKVYIIGETIKVVRRFSLPDVFNPELSKIGVFRFPRVSSAAASAEDANLDPAVAACIAELPPTPLLERLAKELRHRLGLRLFNIDIIREHGTRDLYYVIDINYFPGFGKMPEYEHIFTDFLLSLMQSKYKERLAA; from the exons ATGAGGTTGAACGGAGAGATCTCAGAGGacattgatgatgatgatgataaagaggagagagaagaaccaGAAGCCGAAGAACTGATGAAAGCGTGTTCGATCGGCGATGGAGGACTGTTCACGCTGACCCAGAATCTGGTGGTCGGTTACGCTCTCACATCGAAGAAAAAGCAGAGCTTTTTACAGCCCAAACTCCTTTCTTTAGCCAG AAATAAAGgtatattttttgttgccaTTGATCGAAGCAGGCCATTGTCAGATCAAGGTCCTTTTGACGTTGTTTTGCATAAG ttgtcaggaaaggAATGGTGCCAGGTTGTCGAG GATTACAGGCTAAAACATCCAGAAGTTACTGTTCTCGATCCCCCATATTCCATACAACACGTGTACAACCGTCAGTCTATGCTTGAGGACGTGCCTGGTATCAACTTGCCTGAGTGCTATG GAAGAGTTGGCGTCCCACGGCAGCTGGTTATCACAAAAGATCCATTGTCTGTTCCTGATGAAGTTAATAAAGCTGGATTAAAGCTACCTCTAG GTGGTGTTCTCTTTAAGGTTTACATTATCGGGGAAACCATTAAGGTGGTTAGGCGCTTCTCTCTACCTGATGTCTTTAATCCTGAACTATCGAAAATTGGCGTATTCCGTTTCCCTAGGGTGTCAAGTGCTGCAGCTTCTGCTGAGGATGCTAATCTTGACCCTGCTGTTGCTG CATGTATTGCAGAACTTCCGCCAACACCTTTGCTTGAGAGGCTTGCAAAGGAGCTGCGTCATCGCCTG GGTCTCCGGCTGTTCAACATAGATATCATTCGAGAGCATGGAACCAGAGATCTATACTATGTTATTGATATCAACTACTTCCCTG GGTTTGGAAAAATGCCAGAATACGAGCATATATTTACAGATTTTCTTCTAAGCCTCATGCAGAGCAAGTACAAGGAGCGACTTGCTGCATAA
- the LOC131307820 gene encoding pyruvate kinase isozyme A, chloroplastic-like yields the protein MAISQDSAIFCRQIIAKNPAVDFKSRFSRSPVSPIRFCFNVEKFKGSDKFKIGVMAGVEVVGAKSAASLSPSSNLGLDVVTDREPREKGFLGLRKTKLVCTIGPACCSEEDLERLALGGMNVARFNMGHNTREWHREVIRKVKRLNEEKGFCVSVMIDTEGSQLEVDHGEPSSVKAEEGSIWYFTSKKFRGCRPFIVQANCEGFSEGVRLGDELVVDGGMASFKILDKIGEALRCKCTDPGLLLPRAKVSFWRDGRLVEKNYELPTLSVKDWFDIDFGISEGVDMIALSFVNDADAVNQLKNYLSSTSSKSIRVLAKIESSKSLQKLEEIVEASDGIMVARRDLGVEIPLEHIPALQQKITQVCRQLNKPVIIASELLESMIEYPTPTRAEVADVSEAVRQFADALMLSGESAIGSFGQKALSVLHTTSSRMELWSREKNQHNGLHQRQLGLSLAEKIAEQICNCAVEMANNLSVQAIFVYTRQGHMASLLSRNRPCPPIVAFTNDASTRMALNLQWGVMPFLVDLSDDAEADISTTIDLMKTKGMVKEGDAVLVVSDVIPSSQSNVSFSDKLFQSKVIPSCATADVIQSIQVKNIA from the exons ATGGCTATTTCCCAAGATTCAGCCATTTTCTGCCGCCAGATCATCGCCAAGAACCCGGCCGTCGATTTCAAGAGCCGGTTTTCTCGCTCTCCTGTTAGTCCCATCAGATTCTGCTTCAACGTAGAGAAATTCAAGGGTAGCGACAAGTTCAAGATTGGAGTCATGGCAGGGGTTGAAGTGGTGGGCGCGAAGAGCGCCGCGAGTTTGAGCCCCAGTTCTAATTTAGGCCTTGATGTGGTGACCGACAGGGAGCCGAGGGAAAAGGGTTTCTTGGGATTGAGGAAGACGAAGCTCGTGTGCACGATCGGGCCGGCGTGCTGCTCTGAGGAGGATTTGGAGAGGTTGGCACTGGGAGGGATGAATGTTGCTAGGTTTAATATGGGTCATAACACGAGGGAGTGGCACCGGGAGGTGATTCGGAAGGTTAAGAGGTTGAATGAGGAGAAAGGGTTTTGTGTTTCAGTTATGATTGATACTGAAGGTAGTCAGCTTGAGGTTGATCATGGGGAGCCCTCCTCTGTCAAAGCAGAG GAAGGCTCTATCTGGTACTTTACTTCTAAGAAATTTCGGGGTTGTCGTCCATTCATTGTTCAAGCAAACTGTGAAGGCTTCTCTGAAG GTGTCAGGTTGGGAGATGAACTTGTTGTTGATGGAGGAATGGCAAGCTTTAAAATCTTAGATAAGATTGGGGAGGCTTTACGGTGTAAGTGCACGGATCCTGGTTTACTCCTGCCCCGAGCCAAAGTGAGCTTTTGGAGAGATGGAAGGCTTGTTGAGAAAAATTATGAGCTCCCCACTCTATCAGTCAAG GATTGGTTTGACATCGATTTTGGCATTTCTGAAGGAGTCGATATGATTGCCTTGTCATTTGTAAATGATGCTGATGCTGTCAACCAGTTGAAGAACTATCTCTCATCCACATCATCCAA ATCCATTAGAGTTCTAGCAAAGATAGAGAGCTCAAAGTCTCTCCAGAAACTGGAAGAAATTGTAGAGGCTTCTGACGGAATAATGGTGGCAAGACGTGATCTTGGGGTTGAAATTCCACTTGAGCATATACCAGCACTGCAACAGAAAATAACTCAAGTTTGCAGGCAGCTTAACAAGCCAGTGATCATAGCTTCTGAACTTCTGGAGTCGATGATTGAATATCCTACTCCGACGCGTGCTGAG GTTGCAGATGTTTCTGAAGCAGTTCGGCAATTTGCTGATGCCCTGATGTTGTCTGGTGAGTCAGCAATTGGATCTTTTGGACAGAAGGCTCTTTCTGTTTTGCACACAACCAGCAGTAGGATGGAGCTATGGAGTCGTGAGAAGAACCAACACAATGGTCTCCATCAGCGTCAACTTGGACTTTCTCTAGCCGAAAAGATTGCTGAGCAGATTTGTAATTGTGCAGTGGAAATGg CTAACAACCTCAGCGTGCAAGCTATCTTTGTGTACACAAGGCAAGGACATATGGCATCCCTCCTCTCACGCAACCGTCCCTGCCCTCCCATAGTTGCATTCACAAATGATGCAAGCACCCGGATGGCTCTGAATTTGCAGTGGGGAGTTATGCCCTTTCTAGTTGATTTATCAGATGATGCGGAAGCCGACATCTCAACAACCATTGATCTAATGAAAACTAAGGGCATGGTGAAAGAAGGAGATGCTGTTTTGGTGGTCTCAGATGTCATTCCAAGTTCCCAATCAAATGTCTCTTTTTCTGATAAGTTATTCCAATCGAAGGTCATTCCAAGTTGTGCAACTGCAGATGTAATCCAATCAATCCAGGTGAAAAACATTGCTTAG
- the LOC131307817 gene encoding inositol-tetrakisphosphate 1-kinase 4-like isoform X2 → MRLNGEISEDIDDDDDKEEREEPEAEELMKACSIGDGGLFTLTQNLVVGYALTSKKKQSFLQPKLLSLARNKGIFFVAIDRSRPLSDQGPFDVVLHKLSGKEWCQVVEDYRLKHPEVTVLDPPYSIQHVYNRQSMLEDVPGINLPECYGRVGVPRQLVITKDPLSVPDEVNKAGLKLPLVAKPLLVDGTAKSHELFIAYDEFSLSNLEPPFVVQEFINHGGVLFKVYIIGETIKVVRRFSLPDVFNPELSKIGVFRFPRVSSAAASAEDANLDPAVAELPPTPLLERLAKELRHRLGLRLFNIDIIREHGTRDLYYVIDINYFPGFGKMPEYEHIFTDFLLSLMQSKYKERLAA, encoded by the exons ATGAGGTTGAACGGAGAGATCTCAGAGGacattgatgatgatgatgataaagaggagagagaagaaccaGAAGCCGAAGAACTGATGAAAGCGTGTTCGATCGGCGATGGAGGACTGTTCACGCTGACCCAGAATCTGGTGGTCGGTTACGCTCTCACATCGAAGAAAAAGCAGAGCTTTTTACAGCCCAAACTCCTTTCTTTAGCCAG AAATAAAGgtatattttttgttgccaTTGATCGAAGCAGGCCATTGTCAGATCAAGGTCCTTTTGACGTTGTTTTGCATAAG ttgtcaggaaaggAATGGTGCCAGGTTGTCGAG GATTACAGGCTAAAACATCCAGAAGTTACTGTTCTCGATCCCCCATATTCCATACAACACGTGTACAACCGTCAGTCTATGCTTGAGGACGTGCCTGGTATCAACTTGCCTGAGTGCTATG GAAGAGTTGGCGTCCCACGGCAGCTGGTTATCACAAAAGATCCATTGTCTGTTCCTGATGAAGTTAATAAAGCTGGATTAAAGCTACCTCTAG TCGCGAAACCGCTGCTTGTGGATGGAACTGCAAAATCACACGAATTATTTATTGCTTATGATGAATTCTCCCTCTCAAACCTTGAACCTCCTTTCGTTGTACAGGAGTTTATCAATCATG GTGGTGTTCTCTTTAAGGTTTACATTATCGGGGAAACCATTAAGGTGGTTAGGCGCTTCTCTCTACCTGATGTCTTTAATCCTGAACTATCGAAAATTGGCGTATTCCGTTTCCCTAGGGTGTCAAGTGCTGCAGCTTCTGCTGAGGATGCTAATCTTGACCCTGCTGTTGCTG AACTTCCGCCAACACCTTTGCTTGAGAGGCTTGCAAAGGAGCTGCGTCATCGCCTG GGTCTCCGGCTGTTCAACATAGATATCATTCGAGAGCATGGAACCAGAGATCTATACTATGTTATTGATATCAACTACTTCCCTG GGTTTGGAAAAATGCCAGAATACGAGCATATATTTACAGATTTTCTTCTAAGCCTCATGCAGAGCAAGTACAAGGAGCGACTTGCTGCATAA
- the LOC131307817 gene encoding inositol-tetrakisphosphate 1-kinase 3-like isoform X3 → MRLNGEISEDIDDDDDKEEREEPEAEELMKACSIGDGGLFTLTQNLVVGYALTSKKKQSFLQPKLLSLARNKGIFFVAIDRSRPLSDQGPFDVVLHKLSGKEWCQVVEDYRLKHPEVTVLDPPYSIQHVYNRQSMLEDVPGINLPECYGRVGVPRQLVITKDPLSVPDEVNKAGLKLPLEMLHQTMYFLWSHISTINSSSPCLLVGGVLFKVYIIGETIKVVRRFSLPDVFNPELSKIGVFRFPRVSSAAASAEDANLDPAVAACIAELPPTPLLERLAKELRHRLGLRLFNIDIIREHGTRDLYYVIDINYFPGFGKMPEYEHIFTDFLLSLMQSKYKERLAA, encoded by the exons ATGAGGTTGAACGGAGAGATCTCAGAGGacattgatgatgatgatgataaagaggagagagaagaaccaGAAGCCGAAGAACTGATGAAAGCGTGTTCGATCGGCGATGGAGGACTGTTCACGCTGACCCAGAATCTGGTGGTCGGTTACGCTCTCACATCGAAGAAAAAGCAGAGCTTTTTACAGCCCAAACTCCTTTCTTTAGCCAG AAATAAAGgtatattttttgttgccaTTGATCGAAGCAGGCCATTGTCAGATCAAGGTCCTTTTGACGTTGTTTTGCATAAG ttgtcaggaaaggAATGGTGCCAGGTTGTCGAG GATTACAGGCTAAAACATCCAGAAGTTACTGTTCTCGATCCCCCATATTCCATACAACACGTGTACAACCGTCAGTCTATGCTTGAGGACGTGCCTGGTATCAACTTGCCTGAGTGCTATG GAAGAGTTGGCGTCCCACGGCAGCTGGTTATCACAAAAGATCCATTGTCTGTTCCTGATGAAGTTAATAAAGCTGGATTAAAGCTACCTCTAG AAATGCTTCACCAAACCATGTATTTCCTTTGGAGCCATATTTCTACCATAAATTCATCTTCTCCTTGCCTCCTTGTAGGTGGTGTTCTCTTTAAGGTTTACATTATCGGGGAAACCATTAAGGTGGTTAGGCGCTTCTCTCTACCTGATGTCTTTAATCCTGAACTATCGAAAATTGGCGTATTCCGTTTCCCTAGGGTGTCAAGTGCTGCAGCTTCTGCTGAGGATGCTAATCTTGACCCTGCTGTTGCTG CATGTATTGCAGAACTTCCGCCAACACCTTTGCTTGAGAGGCTTGCAAAGGAGCTGCGTCATCGCCTG GGTCTCCGGCTGTTCAACATAGATATCATTCGAGAGCATGGAACCAGAGATCTATACTATGTTATTGATATCAACTACTTCCCTG GGTTTGGAAAAATGCCAGAATACGAGCATATATTTACAGATTTTCTTCTAAGCCTCATGCAGAGCAAGTACAAGGAGCGACTTGCTGCATAA